One genomic window of Paenibacillus xylanilyticus includes the following:
- a CDS encoding MaoC family dehydratase: protein MKFSEYVVGQRYETKSIKLSKSDIMEFAKIYDPQYMHLDEEKAKKGRFGSLIASGMQTMNISFKLWIEVGVYGENVVAGTGMNHIQFIKPVFPDDELSVVAEVIELLPRRRGNGIVTVLLTTYNQNHQKVFQAELSALIDN, encoded by the coding sequence TTGAAATTTAGTGAATATGTCGTAGGTCAGCGCTACGAAACCAAATCGATTAAACTGTCCAAGAGCGATATTATGGAGTTTGCGAAGATCTATGATCCTCAGTACATGCATTTGGATGAGGAAAAGGCTAAAAAAGGACGTTTCGGCAGCCTGATTGCTTCCGGCATGCAGACGATGAACATCTCCTTCAAGCTGTGGATTGAAGTAGGCGTATATGGAGAGAATGTTGTCGCAGGTACGGGGATGAATCACATTCAGTTTATCAAGCCTGTATTTCCCGATGATGAGCTGAGCGTAGTTGCGGAAGTGATTGAACTGCTCCCCAGACGAAGAGGCAATGGCATTGTTACCGTACTGCTCACAACCTATAATCAAAATCATCAAAAAGTATTTCAGGCCGAATTAAGCGCATTGATTGATAATTAA
- a CDS encoding AraC family transcriptional regulator, whose product MGVPTFLETGHMTEGFPIRVIHTGEQFNFAAHWHEEVELVVVNGERARIGVNNEVYELVQGDVLLIKPGDVHCFLPGTGNLTIILFRLEWVTGNVAADPESHDLRELFHKTTMIPSLICNEKNLDRYIKAISEEEKRQQPGYRWLMVARLYDLIVHLLRTKEPTTEPCASKETCNGAKRFEFLESVCEYLEEHYAEPVKLDHVAEHIKFSKFHVCKLFKETKGVTLMEYLNHFRIIKSEWALLFSQTSILDIAIGHGFNNVNSYNRLFKKYNGCTPSEFRKKHQTHITKYEG is encoded by the coding sequence ATGGGAGTGCCAACGTTTCTTGAAACAGGTCATATGACAGAAGGGTTTCCGATCCGGGTAATTCACACGGGTGAACAGTTTAATTTTGCTGCACATTGGCATGAAGAGGTTGAATTGGTCGTTGTGAATGGAGAACGCGCGAGAATTGGAGTGAACAACGAGGTCTATGAGCTTGTACAAGGAGACGTTCTGCTGATTAAGCCGGGGGATGTGCACTGCTTTTTGCCAGGTACCGGGAATTTAACCATTATCCTGTTTCGGCTGGAGTGGGTGACGGGAAATGTGGCAGCAGATCCTGAATCCCATGACCTTCGCGAACTTTTTCATAAGACCACAATGATTCCGTCACTTATCTGTAATGAGAAGAATCTGGACCGATATATCAAGGCCATTTCCGAAGAGGAGAAGAGGCAGCAGCCGGGATACCGCTGGTTAATGGTAGCGAGATTGTACGATCTCATCGTCCACCTGCTTCGGACCAAGGAACCAACTACAGAGCCATGCGCTTCCAAAGAGACCTGTAACGGAGCCAAAAGATTCGAATTCCTTGAATCGGTCTGCGAATATCTGGAGGAACATTACGCGGAACCCGTGAAGCTGGATCATGTGGCTGAGCATATTAAATTCAGCAAATTTCATGTATGCAAGCTGTTTAAGGAGACTAAGGGAGTCACGTTGATGGAGTACCTGAACCACTTTCGTATTATCAAATCGGAATGGGCATTATTGTTCAGTCAGACCTCCATTTTGGATATCGCCATCGGGCATGGATTTAACAATGTGAATTCCTATAACCGACTGTTCAAAAAATATAATGGCTGTACACCTTCTGAATTCAGGAAGAAGCATCAGACCCATATCACAAAATATGAAGGATGA
- a CDS encoding ABC transporter substrate-binding protein has protein sequence MKTFKLKYLSIIALVSAVMIVSGCQSKGEQASKQEEITVWSFTDEAGYAIEKFEEKYPDIKVNFVNIPGNFYITKLKSALQTTSKAPDVFMIENANIRELIDVPYLENLSSSPYNANELIPEQYPFVQANEKDSEGHIRAIGYQGTPGGIYYRRDLAKEYLGTDDPVKVGEQIGTWEDIFEIGERVQQESGNKVHALANWNAISNSYDGIPWVKDGKLVIDPTYMEVLDLVREARQRKVLAEYEEGSAGHAASMQKGEVMFYPGATWALQYTFKANAPDTEGLWGLAPGPSSFSAGGTYIAMYSQSEKKDAAWKFIEFYNFDHDFLSELAKEQDYFTSNMVVNDQLAPSVTSAYLGGQKHFEFFSEAAKQVPVYERTKYDSIINNDIYKNVLQLYLNNDIQTKEEAVKRIKRDVKLRFPELEVD, from the coding sequence ATGAAGACATTTAAGTTGAAGTATCTCTCCATCATTGCACTTGTAAGTGCAGTGATGATCGTATCCGGTTGTCAGTCCAAGGGAGAGCAGGCATCCAAGCAGGAAGAAATTACGGTGTGGAGTTTCACGGATGAAGCCGGTTATGCCATTGAGAAGTTCGAAGAAAAGTATCCTGACATCAAGGTGAATTTCGTCAATATCCCCGGAAACTTTTACATTACCAAATTAAAATCCGCCCTGCAGACCACGTCGAAAGCACCTGATGTATTTATGATTGAAAATGCAAACATCCGAGAACTGATTGATGTACCTTATCTGGAGAATCTGTCTTCATCCCCGTATAACGCGAATGAGCTGATTCCAGAACAATATCCATTTGTGCAGGCGAATGAAAAGGACAGTGAAGGCCATATTCGCGCCATTGGGTATCAAGGGACACCTGGGGGCATCTATTATCGCAGGGACCTGGCCAAAGAATATTTGGGAACGGACGACCCCGTGAAAGTGGGAGAGCAGATTGGTACATGGGAAGACATATTTGAGATTGGAGAGAGAGTGCAGCAGGAGAGCGGAAATAAAGTACATGCACTGGCAAACTGGAATGCCATATCCAACTCCTATGATGGAATCCCCTGGGTAAAGGATGGCAAGCTTGTCATTGATCCAACGTATATGGAGGTTCTGGACCTGGTGCGGGAAGCTCGTCAGCGCAAGGTGCTTGCGGAATATGAAGAAGGAAGTGCGGGGCATGCCGCTTCAATGCAAAAGGGGGAAGTGATGTTCTACCCTGGTGCAACCTGGGCTTTGCAATATACCTTCAAGGCGAATGCGCCGGACACCGAAGGGTTGTGGGGGCTAGCACCTGGTCCGTCTTCATTTAGCGCAGGAGGCACGTATATCGCGATGTACAGTCAGAGTGAAAAAAAGGATGCAGCTTGGAAGTTTATCGAGTTTTATAACTTTGACCATGATTTCCTGTCTGAGCTGGCGAAGGAACAGGATTATTTTACAAGCAACATGGTCGTAAATGACCAGCTGGCACCATCCGTAACTTCAGCTTATTTGGGAGGGCAGAAGCATTTCGAGTTTTTCTCCGAGGCAGCCAAACAGGTTCCGGTGTATGAGCGAACGAAGTATGACTCCATTATTAATAATGACATTTATAAAAATGTCCTTCAGTTGTATCTCAATAATGATATCCAGACCAAAGAAGAAGCGGTGAAGCGAATCAAACGCGATGTGAAATTGAGATTTCCTGAGCTGGAAGTGGATTAG
- a CDS encoding carbohydrate ABC transporter permease, producing the protein MFAKSIRKDHYGYYFIAPFFIIFAIFGLYPILYSLYISFTNFDGITTPEFVGIGNYIAVLQDPLFYKTLFNTLFIWGVSVVPQLTVSLVLAFILNDKLLKGRDFFRAVYFFPNIVTAASLGLLVSLIFDWQSGGLNHFLVQIGLIDDPINWKNDPWFMRLIVSAILFFQYFGYSMVIYLAGLQGIDPALQEAAQMDGAKKKHIFIHIIVPMLRPIILFQMITSIIGGIQIFDQPFTLTNGNGGPDRAAMTSIMYLYNVAFQSTRFGYGAAIAFCLFVIIILLSVVSFIMTSRKSRS; encoded by the coding sequence ATGTTTGCCAAATCGATCCGCAAAGACCACTATGGCTATTATTTTATCGCTCCGTTCTTTATCATTTTCGCTATTTTTGGACTCTATCCTATTCTTTATTCCCTATATATCAGTTTTACCAACTTTGATGGCATTACGACCCCTGAATTCGTTGGGATCGGGAACTATATTGCTGTTCTGCAAGATCCGCTGTTCTATAAGACGCTGTTCAACACCTTATTTATCTGGGGAGTATCTGTCGTCCCGCAGCTTACCGTCTCTCTTGTTCTTGCTTTTATCTTGAACGACAAGCTGCTTAAGGGAAGAGATTTCTTCAGAGCCGTATATTTTTTCCCGAATATCGTTACAGCAGCATCACTTGGATTGCTAGTCAGCCTGATCTTCGATTGGCAGTCTGGCGGTCTGAATCACTTCCTGGTGCAGATTGGGCTGATTGATGATCCGATCAACTGGAAGAATGATCCGTGGTTTATGAGACTCATTGTGTCAGCCATTCTGTTCTTTCAATATTTCGGATACTCAATGGTCATTTACCTTGCAGGGCTTCAGGGAATAGACCCGGCTCTACAGGAAGCGGCCCAGATGGATGGGGCGAAGAAGAAGCACATTTTCATTCATATTATCGTTCCAATGCTGCGACCGATCATTCTGTTTCAGATGATTACCTCCATTATTGGAGGCATTCAGATTTTCGACCAGCCGTTCACGCTCACGAATGGAAATGGTGGACCGGACCGTGCTGCCATGACCAGTATTATGTATCTTTATAATGTAGCATTCCAGAGCACACGCTTCGGTTACGGCGCAGCTATCGCCTTCTGTCTGTTCGTTATCATCATTCTCTTATCCGTTGTATCCTTCATCATGACCAGTCGGAAGAGTCGTTCATAG
- a CDS encoding carbohydrate ABC transporter permease, with translation MQTAKSIEQPNAAIQQYASTKQLTIGKVIIYLFLIGLAVICIIPFYLMIIYATHNNATIASTFTFLPGPFVADNYFNMASKINIWRGFANSLFIAGTSTVLSLYIGSLTAYGFAKFKFKGRTWLFMFLLATMMVPGQLALIGMYRLFSTLGLLDSYAAIILPAAANAFNVFFIKQFMESSIPDEIIESARVDSAGEFRTFNQIVLPILGPAISALGIFTFIGSWNNFLTPLVLFFSLDKYPLPVLVALVQGYYGMDYGLLYLGVAISILPIIIVFAIFSRQIIGSVALGAVKG, from the coding sequence ATGCAAACCGCAAAATCGATTGAGCAACCGAATGCAGCCATCCAGCAATATGCCAGCACGAAGCAGCTTACGATTGGTAAAGTGATCATCTACTTGTTCCTAATTGGTCTGGCTGTGATCTGTATCATTCCGTTTTATCTGATGATTATCTATGCCACGCATAATAATGCGACCATTGCATCCACCTTTACTTTCCTTCCCGGACCATTCGTAGCGGATAATTACTTCAACATGGCCTCCAAAATCAACATTTGGCGCGGATTTGCGAACAGTCTTTTTATTGCCGGCACTTCGACAGTACTGTCACTGTATATCGGTTCATTAACCGCATATGGATTTGCCAAGTTCAAGTTTAAGGGACGTACCTGGCTGTTCATGTTTTTGCTGGCCACGATGATGGTGCCCGGGCAGCTGGCTCTGATCGGGATGTACCGGCTGTTCAGTACACTGGGGCTGTTGGACAGCTATGCGGCCATTATTTTACCAGCGGCAGCGAATGCTTTTAACGTATTTTTTATCAAACAATTTATGGAGAGCAGCATCCCTGACGAAATCATCGAATCGGCACGTGTCGACAGTGCAGGAGAGTTTCGGACATTCAATCAGATTGTGCTACCCATTCTGGGGCCTGCCATTTCGGCACTTGGCATATTTACGTTCATCGGCTCCTGGAACAATTTCCTCACACCGCTTGTTCTGTTCTTCTCATTGGATAAATACCCGCTTCCGGTCCTCGTTGCTCTGGTTCAGGGCTATTATGGTATGGATTATGGGTTGTTATATCTGGGAGTTGCGATTTCCATCCTGCCGATCATCATCGTCTTTGCGATCTTCTCCAGGCAGATTATTGGCAGCGTGGCGCTGGGAGCTGTGAAGGGATAG
- the murB gene encoding UDP-N-acetylmuramate dehydrogenase: MNSYQLLSKTLFDNFHEDRIRYSEPIRNYTYTRLGGEADILIFPETIDEVAKIVKLAVQHDIPLTILGYGSNMIVRDGGIRGITMSLQNLNQVLVNGHTMTAQSGAAIIDVSRQALDASLTGLEFACGIPGSVGGALYMNAGAYGGQMSDVVESAIVVTEAGEIITMQSEELLLGYRKSVFMGKRDIIIEVKFQLQPGDPVEIKAKMDELTYARESKQPLEYASCGSVFKRPEGHFAGKLIQDCGLQGTRIGGAEVSRKHSGFIVNVDNATAQDYIDMIALIQEKVRSQFNVNLETEVVIIGDELNK, translated from the coding sequence ATGAATTCATATCAGTTATTAAGCAAAACCCTGTTTGACAACTTTCACGAAGACCGCATTCGATATTCCGAACCGATCCGAAATTATACGTACACGCGACTCGGCGGGGAAGCAGATATTCTCATATTCCCCGAGACTATAGATGAAGTAGCCAAAATTGTGAAGCTGGCGGTTCAGCATGATATCCCGCTGACTATATTGGGATACGGCTCCAACATGATTGTCAGAGATGGCGGCATCCGGGGGATTACCATGTCGCTGCAGAATCTGAATCAGGTCCTTGTGAATGGTCATACGATGACAGCACAGAGCGGTGCAGCCATTATTGATGTATCCCGGCAGGCGTTAGATGCAAGTCTTACCGGACTCGAGTTTGCCTGCGGCATTCCGGGCTCGGTAGGTGGTGCGCTCTATATGAATGCAGGAGCATACGGAGGACAGATGTCCGATGTGGTCGAGTCTGCCATTGTCGTAACAGAGGCAGGCGAAATTATCACGATGCAGAGCGAGGAGCTGCTGCTCGGTTATCGCAAGAGTGTATTTATGGGCAAAAGGGATATCATCATCGAGGTGAAGTTCCAGCTGCAGCCGGGAGATCCGGTAGAGATCAAGGCGAAGATGGATGAACTTACTTATGCCAGAGAGTCCAAGCAACCACTGGAATATGCCTCCTGCGGAAGTGTCTTTAAACGTCCTGAAGGCCACTTTGCGGGCAAATTGATTCAGGATTGCGGACTTCAGGGGACTCGCATCGGCGGTGCCGAAGTATCTCGCAAACATTCGGGCTTCATCGTGAATGTGGATAATGCTACAGCGCAGGATTACATCGATATGATTGCGCTCATTCAGGAGAAGGTGCGCAGCCAGTTCAATGTGAATTTGGAAACGGAAGTCGTCATCATTGGCGATGAATTGAATAAATAA
- a CDS encoding type III polyketide synthase — MNQPSYNHTDIAILGMGTALPVHEVAQSDIAELIASSLEDQQDLARFAKRVFRSCGVETRYTVEPSYLGTLEDCRYIPSGDHSQIPSTQERMDTYKREALPLGMEAAQRALKDAGMSPEQITHIITVSCTGQYLPGLDVMLIRDLGLSPRVNRLPLIFQGCAAGLKAIQMARDVVQGTPDAQVLVVCVELCTLHFQPVKERGALFAASFFGDGASACIVGAPASEQRHYLALGTGYSVLLPDSTEDMTWEVGNQGYDLYLSPRIPKLLGTHLENELYQLLGSDSLPELWAIHPGGRGIVDSVQEVMNLRAEQTMYSREILRTVGNLSSNTILFVLHAMREDMKARNESVTEGVAMAFGPGLIAELMKFTYVPSYTPALKEKDHVLL; from the coding sequence ATGAATCAACCCTCGTATAACCATACGGATATCGCCATCCTGGGCATGGGGACTGCGCTGCCTGTTCATGAAGTTGCCCAGTCCGATATTGCTGAACTCATTGCCTCATCGCTTGAGGATCAACAGGATTTGGCCCGGTTTGCCAAAAGAGTGTTCAGGTCCTGCGGCGTAGAAACACGCTATACGGTTGAACCCAGTTATCTGGGGACACTTGAGGACTGTCGTTACATTCCTTCGGGGGACCATTCTCAGATTCCGTCCACGCAGGAACGAATGGATACATATAAACGGGAGGCTCTCCCGCTTGGGATGGAGGCTGCCCAGAGGGCATTGAAGGATGCGGGCATGTCTCCTGAACAGATTACACATATCATAACGGTCAGCTGCACGGGACAATATCTGCCTGGTCTGGATGTCATGCTTATTCGTGATTTGGGATTATCTCCCCGCGTAAACCGGTTACCGCTTATTTTTCAGGGCTGTGCAGCGGGATTAAAAGCCATACAGATGGCTCGGGATGTCGTCCAGGGAACGCCTGATGCCCAAGTGCTGGTCGTGTGCGTTGAACTCTGTACCCTGCATTTTCAACCGGTTAAGGAGAGAGGGGCGCTGTTTGCAGCCTCATTCTTCGGGGACGGGGCTTCTGCCTGTATCGTTGGAGCACCGGCATCCGAGCAGCGGCATTATCTCGCGCTTGGAACCGGATATTCAGTTCTGCTTCCTGATTCAACCGAGGATATGACATGGGAGGTAGGCAATCAAGGTTACGATCTGTACTTATCACCTCGCATCCCCAAACTGCTGGGTACGCACTTGGAGAACGAGCTCTATCAATTGCTCGGAAGCGACAGTTTACCCGAACTATGGGCCATTCATCCAGGCGGCCGGGGGATCGTTGACTCTGTCCAGGAAGTCATGAATTTAAGAGCAGAACAGACGATGTACAGCAGGGAAATTCTTAGAACCGTAGGTAACCTATCATCCAATACCATTTTATTTGTACTTCATGCCATGCGGGAGGATATGAAAGCCCGTAATGAATCTGTAACGGAGGGTGTGGCGATGGCTTTTGGACCTGGGCTGATCGCGGAGCTCATGAAATTTACGTACGTTCCGTCCTATACGCCTGCGCTGAAGGAGAAGGATCATGTCCTTCTTTAG
- a CDS encoding methyltransferase domain-containing protein — MSFFRNLSIRAKEDELMDDFSMGGEELREALQHLRRLNKIFAAPGPTLDGVEKLWISVGRPLKLSIMDVGAGSGDVNQKLLQWAKQKGIDLTITLVDLTEEACEEARLLFQNEPRVKVQRADVMKLSDASADIVTGSQFVHHFDGQLLLDIVSHMLRVSRYGVVINDIHRHPVSYTAVWLTTRMISRNRYIRHDGPLSVAKGFTAKDWQELKQQLNHDTMTYEWKPLFRYSVVIPNHQAG, encoded by the coding sequence ATGTCCTTCTTTAGAAACTTGTCGATCCGGGCGAAGGAAGATGAATTGATGGATGATTTCTCCATGGGCGGGGAAGAATTGCGTGAAGCACTGCAGCACTTACGTCGTCTCAATAAAATATTTGCCGCTCCTGGTCCTACTCTTGATGGTGTGGAGAAATTATGGATATCTGTCGGTAGACCTCTTAAGCTGAGCATTATGGATGTAGGAGCAGGCTCAGGAGACGTGAATCAGAAGCTGCTTCAGTGGGCGAAGCAGAAGGGGATTGACCTCACGATTACATTGGTCGATCTGACCGAGGAAGCTTGCGAAGAGGCAAGACTGCTCTTTCAAAATGAACCAAGGGTCAAAGTACAGCGTGCCGATGTCATGAAACTGTCGGATGCATCGGCAGATATCGTTACAGGATCGCAGTTTGTACATCATTTTGACGGACAGCTGCTGCTGGATATCGTTTCACATATGCTGCGTGTCTCCAGATATGGTGTTGTGATTAACGATATCCACCGCCACCCGGTATCTTATACTGCGGTCTGGCTGACAACCCGGATGATCTCGCGTAATCGTTATATCCGGCATGACGGTCCGCTGTCTGTTGCCAAGGGCTTCACGGCAAAGGATTGGCAGGAGTTAAAACAGCAATTGAACCATGACACCATGACCTATGAATGGAAGCCGCTGTTTCGCTACTCTGTCGTGATACCGAATCATCAGGCAGGTTAA
- a CDS encoding NAD(P)/FAD-dependent oxidoreductase, with protein sequence MSESIDVIVIGAGIAGSSCALQLVRQGHRTLLLDRQSFPRHKTCGEFMSPETKEMLEYLNIQLQEVKPSTMDHAQIIMPQGGQIEAPLPGPAYGISRHELDRLLHKQAKAAGVEIITKATIVGIQLLEDECYEVQVKQGNERLSYRTKAVIGAYGTKKPRGMTSPPETRDDTVYVGLKSHYSGLDMPARVELYFCEGGYVGISPIENGYANVAALLTLDTVQGSGKSVTDILQAASETNGRLAARLAAGKPVQGTQVSIAPLHLSNMPEPWSQFPQIGDAMLMIPPLCGDGMSIALRSSILCAEWTHRYLQKDIGFAEWKEGYTKDASEEFTELLRRARRIQKLAFAKTNKYYPALARVFPGLAAYLIKATRLSEMNAARG encoded by the coding sequence GTGTCCGAATCAATAGATGTCATAGTTATCGGTGCTGGAATCGCTGGCAGTTCGTGCGCCCTGCAGCTGGTCAGACAGGGTCATCGTACGCTTCTGTTGGATCGACAGTCATTTCCCAGACACAAAACCTGCGGCGAATTCATGTCACCGGAGACCAAAGAAATGCTGGAGTATCTAAATATTCAGCTTCAGGAAGTGAAGCCCAGCACGATGGATCATGCACAGATCATTATGCCTCAGGGTGGTCAGATTGAAGCCCCCTTGCCAGGACCCGCTTATGGTATCAGTCGACATGAACTGGATCGCCTTCTCCACAAGCAAGCTAAAGCTGCGGGGGTGGAGATAATAACAAAAGCGACCATCGTTGGTATTCAGCTGCTTGAAGATGAATGTTACGAGGTGCAGGTCAAACAAGGGAATGAACGGTTAAGCTATAGAACGAAGGCTGTCATCGGAGCGTATGGAACGAAAAAGCCGCGAGGAATGACGTCTCCGCCTGAAACTCGGGATGATACTGTATACGTTGGGCTAAAGTCTCATTACAGTGGACTTGATATGCCTGCTAGAGTTGAACTTTATTTCTGTGAGGGAGGATACGTCGGCATTTCACCGATCGAGAATGGCTATGCGAATGTTGCAGCCTTATTAACGCTGGATACGGTGCAGGGAAGCGGCAAGTCTGTAACCGATATCCTGCAGGCCGCCTCGGAAACGAATGGAAGGCTCGCAGCAAGACTGGCAGCTGGAAAGCCTGTTCAGGGAACTCAGGTTTCCATCGCTCCACTTCACTTGTCGAACATGCCTGAGCCTTGGTCTCAGTTCCCGCAGATTGGAGATGCGATGCTGATGATTCCTCCCCTGTGCGGTGATGGCATGTCCATTGCGCTGCGATCTTCCATCCTGTGTGCAGAGTGGACCCACCGTTACTTGCAAAAGGACATCGGATTTGCGGAGTGGAAGGAAGGATACACAAAAGACGCGAGTGAGGAATTTACAGAGCTGCTTCGGCGTGCACGCAGAATTCAGAAGCTGGCTTTTGCCAAAACTAATAAATATTATCCCGCGCTCGCACGCGTTTTTCCTGGTTTGGCAGCATATCTGATCAAGGCTACAAGGTTATCAGAAATGAATGCAGCTCGCGGATAA
- a CDS encoding PLP-dependent aminotransferase family protein has product MNYSFSNRIAALQPSIIREILKASSGQNVIPFSAGNPAPETFPIEAIRTFTQSILEQDPVTALQYGITEGYGPLRDTLTHHLKTNYNTGTASDELFIVSGAQQGIELACKVFCNEGDTIICESPSFIGSLNSFRASGARLVGVPMESDGMDIGKLEQALQTEQNVKLIYLIPSFQNPTGITTSLEKRKAIYALAKQYGVMILEDNPYGELRFSGEDVPTIKSMDEEGLVIYVCSFSKILSAGLRVGYVLAPNEVVQKMVVAKQGEDVHTAMLPQILAYKFMAEYQYAEHISSIREIYRRKSALMMDKLKEHMGNSITFTQPDGGLFLWCDLPAHIPMLDYAKAAAASGVAVVPGTAFLVDESEPCNAIRLNFSTPSDEQIVKGIEILGQVLKQYS; this is encoded by the coding sequence ATGAACTATTCATTTTCTAACCGGATTGCTGCGCTGCAGCCATCCATTATTCGAGAGATCCTGAAGGCATCCTCGGGTCAGAACGTTATTCCATTCTCTGCGGGTAATCCCGCTCCGGAGACGTTTCCCATTGAAGCCATTCGGACATTCACACAGTCCATTCTGGAGCAGGATCCGGTAACGGCTCTGCAATACGGGATAACCGAAGGTTACGGCCCGCTGCGCGATACATTGACCCATCACCTGAAGACGAACTATAACACGGGCACAGCATCGGACGAGCTATTTATTGTCTCGGGTGCACAGCAAGGCATTGAGCTTGCCTGCAAAGTATTCTGCAACGAGGGAGACACGATCATCTGTGAAAGCCCAAGCTTCATAGGATCGTTGAACTCCTTCCGGGCTTCAGGTGCGAGACTGGTTGGTGTTCCAATGGAAAGTGACGGTATGGATATCGGCAAGCTGGAACAGGCACTGCAGACAGAGCAGAATGTGAAATTGATCTACCTGATTCCGAGTTTCCAAAATCCCACGGGAATAACGACAAGTCTGGAGAAACGCAAAGCCATTTATGCTCTTGCCAAACAGTATGGTGTAATGATTCTGGAAGATAATCCATACGGTGAGCTTCGGTTCAGTGGCGAAGATGTGCCTACGATCAAATCCATGGACGAAGAGGGACTAGTGATCTATGTGTGCTCCTTCTCCAAAATCCTGTCTGCTGGCTTGCGTGTTGGTTATGTGCTGGCACCAAACGAAGTCGTGCAGAAAATGGTGGTTGCCAAACAGGGAGAAGACGTACATACGGCGATGCTTCCTCAGATCTTGGCCTACAAGTTCATGGCAGAATACCAGTATGCAGAACATATCAGCAGTATTCGCGAAATATATCGCAGAAAATCTGCCTTAATGATGGACAAACTCAAGGAACACATGGGGAATTCAATAACATTTACCCAACCGGATGGTGGCCTCTTCCTCTGGTGTGATCTGCCGGCTCATATTCCGATGCTGGATTATGCCAAGGCAGCTGCAGCCAGCGGCGTAGCCGTTGTTCCAGGCACGGCTTTCCTCGTTGATGAGAGTGAACCTTGCAATGCGATCCGATTGAATTTCTCCACACCTTCCGATGAACAGATTGTGAAGGGGATTGAAATTCTGGGGCAGGTATTGAAGCAGTATTCTTAA